The nucleotide window AAGGATGGTGTTCAGTCAGTGCTACAGCTTTCTCCAGCTCTAATATATTATAGCCTTGAATGGAGAGAATAGAAATGCCTGCGGAGTTTAGGTTCACAGGAAGTAGcaatatttatataaaataaagcaGTGACTAAGAAGAAAATGTCAAAGATGTATTGTTCCATATAAATATATTGAATAGCAGATGCACAGTGTGGAACGAACAGAAGTTCGTCAGGGCTGAATGGTATTGGCAGGGGGCATCTAATCTGCATTACTATATAAAAGGGGTTACCCTTAGATTAAATATTCATTTTCTCTGTTTAATCAAGTAAAAGACAAATGTTTCtgttggattattttttttttttaaagatcctCCTCTGTCTAGTAGTTCCTGTAAAGACTTGTTATGGCGCCCCCTGGTGTTCTATTGAAGCTACTTCTAGTCCTCTGGTTCATACAGGCCAGTCTGTACAACAGGAATAACACTGTCACCTGTGTACAAGAGGATCTAGGTGGTgggactgagctactgagcatgtgtgaccactaatACTGGACACAGTAGAACAATGTTCTTATATAAGAATTAAAATTAAAAGAACAGGGCATCGTTACAGTTATTTGCATTTAAAAATGTATAATATGCTCAAAGATTTAACAGAGAAATGTAATATTTGCTTATAGGATAACCCAATTATGGGAGAATTTAGACAATGCCAGTGAAGTTCTGACCTGTGTATAATAAAAAGATGCCGATCATGAAGATCCAGCAGCTGGTTGGCATTTTGGTTTATTTTGAATAAATAAGTATACCATCTAGGCCAAGTTCAGAATATTTTAGACTGTGATCACCTAATATTTGTGCCGTACATGTGACATatctttttatgtaaaaaaataaatttatataagtATATAGTAACAATTCCATTGGCAGAGGAAACGTTTTATATAACCTGCATGGTTGTATCTGGCATCTGTTATGCAGTTTCCATATTTTACTGTCCATACAGAGATACACAGGTTTCATCCCATGGATTTTGTGGGAGAAATACATTGTAGCATGGCACATTGCGTGTCATATAATAGATGGATTCTTCCATAATTCTCCCCAACAGTAGAAGCAGTCTGTCATATCATTAGGCACTGGCACATGGCATTAGTTTGTATAGGAGCCCCTGCAGTTAGAATAACTAAATGTTTGCCTGTATTTCCAGCACATATTTCCGACTAATCCTTTCATTAGTGCATATAAAATGAATGGTCATGGGTCACTAATTCTGCTAGTAATTTTTCCGGATAAATGGTGGTCCCAGCGTcagatagaaaaaaaattctcttaaagTGCAGCATTGCATCAGCTGAACACGCTATATGATCTGTAATGGTAATGTCACCTGGCTTTCCAAACAGCAAAGTCAACCCAAGAATTCAAACGATAAGCCCCGCAGTAAGAAGTCCAAGGAGCCCAAACCACGGGTGAAAAAGCTGAAATATCACCAGTATATTCCACCAGACCAGAAAGGGGAGAAGATGGAACCAGAGATGGATTCCAATTATGCCCGTCTCCTGCAGCAACAGCAGCTCTTTCTTCAGCTTCAGATTCTGAGCCAGCAACAGCAACACTACAACTACCAGACAATCCTACCAGCACCACTCAAGTACGTAGTCACGCACATGACACTGGCCAGTCTATGATCTTAATTCACTAAACGTTATGTtacggctagagatgagcgaacctcgagcatgctcgagtcgatccgaacccgaactttcggcatttgattagtggtggctgctgaacttagataaagccctaaggctatgtggaaaacagggatatagtcattggctgtatccattttttcccgatttatccaagtccagcagccaccactaatcaaatgccgaatttCGCTGAGGTGAAGAGTTTTGCAGGGTTATGGGTTCCTCTGGATCATTGCATATTTTAATATTAGGTTCTAGTCTCcagcaatacatacatacatactgttggCCCGTTTATTTTACATGATAAAGTAGTATTGGGGCTGTTTTTGTTGGATgttggagcaggagaaacacaacaCCATCAGATTCTAGATCAATAGACCTTTTCTATATACATTAATAATTCAGGCTGATACAAACATCTACTTGCATAGGGAATAGATTATCACCATTCAGGGAGACCTAAATCGCCTTTTACTTTTAAAATCAGTCATCTATGTTCTTTATATTAGTATAAGGCTGGGGTTACAGGAAATAGatactaagggtgggttcacactaagggtgcatgcacactgcggaatggtgacggATAACCCGTTgcacattccgcagctcgcacccgccgttggactgatgcgggcgcgcgcatctctgcccgtgtcatagactccattttatgtacgggcggattccttTATCTGGATGAAGGAATCcacccttgcatagaatggagtctattacACAGGCGAAGACGcgcccgcccgcatcagtccgcaggcgggtgcgagctgcagaatgtGCGATGGGTTATccatcgccattccgcagtgtgcacacaccctaacgGTGGGTTAACACACCCGTgcaatagaatggtgtctatggcacgggtggaaagGTGCACTGCTGTGAATGGGTGTGAGCAACGAAATCCGCTGGAATTTTTCCGCCTGGATTCTGtcgtgtgaacccatcctaacacTTGGGTTTCACAGCGTTACCTGTGAATTATACGATTGTTGCAGTAGCGCAGCTTGTGTGCAGTATAACAAATCTGACTTGGTTGCCTAAAAGtctcagtattaggctgggttcacacacagtacttttgctcagtattttgcaacccaaaccaggagtggattggaaacacagaaaggctatgttcacacactgttgaaacttagtggatgactgccctttaaaggggtagtgcggcggtaaaaaattattatcagactaacacacattacaaagttatacaactttgtaatgtatgttatgtctgtgaatggcccccttccccgtgtcccaccacccccacccgtgtacccggaagtgtggtgcgctatactcacctgtcacgtgccgacacccgtctccgatcttcagcgagtgacgtcttcttcgggcggacagcgaacagctccgactgtcccgaatgccggccgccctctgcagcgtcatctgatgctcagccgcgattggctgagcataactgtgctcagccaattgcggctgagcacagttgtgacgcggcgtaggggggacgggcggcagcgactcggccgtccgtccgaagatgacgtttggcacaagatggcggacgaccctcgacacggatcagataatgtataatgcaccgcacttccgggtacatgggtggaggtggtgggacacggggaacggggcgattcacagacataacatacattactaagttgtataactttgtaatgtgtgttattctgtgaataatttctgagcgccgcactacccctttaatgataaataattactgttattttaaaacaacggccgttatttgccattaaatgacggccatccactcaatttcaacattgtgtgaacatagcctttctgtgtttccaatcaactcctggttttggttgcaaaatactgagcaaaatattgTGTCAATATGATTTTACTGTGGTTGGCTGGTGACCCTATGTTATCATGGAGCCCTAGCCTGACCATTAGATAACTGTTATACTGTGGGGGAGTATATTAGGTATGCACTACTGAGCCTGCGAGGGATGCTTTGAATATAAACCTCCCAGGAGATTGACGTGAGCTTGTTAGCACATATCCATTCAGCAACTTgtatgtacatacagtgtagataTTATGCTATCTACACTGCATGTATGCAGCACCTCCACAGCTACATTATCTTAGTAGGTGCACTTCACAAGTCAGCACTTTGTCTGGACTAAAGTCACAGAACACCTTTAAAACAGTGTGAAAATGAATGTGATCAACAAGATGACACAATAATAAACGTCGTTTCTTCTTCCTCCATTAGGACTTTGAATGACAaatcaaacaatggaaactgtatAACCAGCAATGTGAATACCAGCACTTCCTCTGCCCCAAACACCAACAGGCAGAACAGCATGCCATTCAAGAAGGCAGGGCCGCTACCCTCCAATCTGGATGATATGAAGGTAATGCAAAAACATGTGGGAAGTATAAGCAGAATATATAGTACATGAAATTGGTCAGCTTCAAAGCTTTAATAATGCTTTTTATGTGTAAGGCTcactatggggagggggctgtgtcaTAGCAGAGGACGGTTgctgccagggctgtggagtctgtaagtAAGCTGCATCTCCGACTCCTAAATATTATCTGGCACTGACTCAGACTcctgactccttcataaatggccaatcagACGCCAAGgagttatttatcaaactggtgtaaagtagatctgacTCAGCAGCTTCAGGGTAATGTTcaacatgatcctggggcgacttctgagggaataaggaaagatataaagcagattctcctgtgcgtgcagtggatgcagccagtctccagcctccatgtcctgaacaactcacaactagactagatggagcaggtggtcttttctgctgacaatcttctatgtttctaactaaatattcattgtacacaaagaaacactgctaacaatgccagatacctgccaaatagtgaccgccaACTTTCCCCCAACCACCCTTATTTAATAGGgctagtgctttattactgatatatggaagaattttgttttctctttttaactaaatgtatgtgataaagtgtttttcagttttttttataaataaggtCCTTTGACTGagcataaaatatattaatgaggaacatttataaaataataTAGAATATAGAATAATATAGACTtaataataaaatttttaaaagatTTCCAACCCCAACCATAACTAgttctgactccacagccctggtttctGCTGCAGTAAATGGCCTCCTAGCACTGTCTGCGTTGGCCATTTGCATCAGATAATTGCAGATAAATCCTCACAATAAGATAATGTGTTGTGTGCAGGGGCAGTCTTCAGGGGAACCCAGAATTGAATATATGAGTTTTCACTTGGGAAGTTTTTCACAGCAGTAAATAAACAttgtctgagattttttttttcaggcaggAAAGATTATTTTAGGCTGTATAGCTTTATTAAGTCAACAGCAAGTTAAAGTGTTTTATTTGATCAAAATATAGGAAGATATGAGGGGTTGtgttatgttttttatgttttcattgtgtgaactgctttATATGTGATAAAACAAGTAACTAACAATGCTGTATACATTGTGAAGCCTAAATCTGGCTATCCACAtaaaggtcttaaaggggtagtgtggtgtttaaaaattattcactaaataacacgcattacaaagttatacaactttgtaatgtgtgttatgtaagtgattggcccccttcccccggaagtgtggtgcataactgtgctcagccaatcgtgtctgaacagctgatgacgcggcagaggggggacggctggagcggtccggccggcctccggATGATGACCTCGTTCTACCCAAGAttgcggccagggtcgacagtaatctggtgagtagactgcaccacacttccgggggaagtgggccattcacttacataacacacattacaaagttgtataactttgtaatgtgtgtgatttagtgaataatttttaaacaccgcactaccccttttaataaaCGCAATAAACAGAAAAAAGTCAGCCAAATCAGCCAATTTTCTATTGTGTATGGGGCCTTGCTACTCTCCTCCAACAGATCAGAGAAGGATGAGGCATGCTGAATTTCAACACCTGATTCTTCTCctagagataagctgccaccacaGGAATCTGACATCAGCTTGTCCCCCCTCACAATGAAAACTCTTCATATTTATGGGGGATgaatagctgttggctgaatggATTTACAGCCGATGGCTAATGAAGGGGTATGACCACCTTTAGATAAACGTTGGCTAGTTCTGCTTATATTGGTGGGACTGGTTAACGCTCTAGTGTGTATGGCCTAATGCACATTCATTTTAGGTGAATTCGCTCTGACAGCTGAAGACTTTCCAAAAAAACACAGATTCCAGTTGAAAAGGGAGTATTACTTATTCCTTCCCAGACCTGATTATATGATGCATTTTATAAGCTATGTTCTCACTCTGTATTTTGATAACTATGGAGGGAAAATGATTAACAGACTTGTCCCATCTTCCTGGATAATGCTAGGGAGGCAGTGAAGTGCACAGTCTGGTCTTGTATATTTTTCTGGTTGCTATAGTTAAATTAAGCCAGCTTTATACATCATACAATCACCTATCACTCGAGATTAAATGTAGCCTGAGTGATCTATAAAATACATAGATACTGAGCACCTTCACAATGGGCTAATAGGCATATACAAGGAGTAACAAGGCAAGGCTTTTCCTTGATTTACCTTCTCTTTTTATCATGTCTTTGTAGGTTGCAGAACTTAAAATGGAGTTGAAATTGAGAGGGTTGCCAGTATCTGGGACCAAAACAGATCTCATTGAACGTCTGAAGCCATACCAGGATTTAAACAATAATGGTgttagtgtgaatagtgccacaGCTGTAACCACCACTACAGTACCCAGTAGTAGTGTTGCAGATGAGGCTACAATGGCATTTACCGCTGCTGTAAGTAACTGTGCCCCCAGCCTGACTTCAGAAGTGACCTCTACTTCTAATGGAAGCGGCCAGCAAACTTTGGATGGCATCAACTCTCCGTTACCCATGTCTCCCACTCCTTCTGAACAATCCAACTTCAGTACTGAAGACACTACCATGACAGACACTTTTGCAGAGATTATGACCATGGTGTCTCCGTCCCAGTTTATGAACACATCGCCTATGAAGGCCAATATAAATGAGGATAGTATGGGGTCAACCAGTGTAACCACTACAAACATGGATTTGGATGCTGCAGAGAAGGACCGCAAACTTCAAGAAAAAGAAAAGCAGATTGAAGAGCTGAAACGGAAACTAGAACAGGAGCAGAAGCTGGTGGAAGTGCTGAAAATGCAGCTTGAGGTGGAGAAGCGTGGCCAGCAACAGCCGTGCCCCAATGTCCTAGTAAATGTGGATCAGAAGCATTTCAATGCGAAAATTAAAGAGGAGAACATGTCCGACTGCCAGAATTCTACCCAGACTGTTCTGAGTGGTCACTTGATAGGACAACCCACAGTAACCACTGGCGGGCAGAGTATTATTGCCAACAATGCTCTAGTCATCAAACACGAAGTTCCCTTAGCCAACCCTGAACACCAAAATATTATCCAGCAGTTTTATGTGACATCTCAAAGGACGTCTCAGGGTGCAGTGGTGGCTCAGCCTCAGGCACTGCTGACCACACCGACCGATCAGATCCTGCTGCCTGTCTCCATCAAAACCACTAATGGAATGCTGCTGTCAATGGTTCAGGTGTGTCTTCTGTGTTTTACTGTGCAGAGGTGTCAGTACCATAATATAGTATAAGACATTGATATAAAGAGTAATGTTCTCAAAACCTAATAAATTCCAAAGCATAAAATCACATTATACACTAGGATTTTATAAGCTCGTAAACCAGTGATAGCTAATGTTGTTCATGTTGTTTAACCCACTGGCTGCAAATGTGTTTCCCTTTTAGCCCAGGCTTGGTTCTTTTTGATTACAGATTTGTTTACAACAATTTTGTTTACAACGTTCCCATTCATATGTGTGGCGATCCAGTATAGTTGCCATCCAACTCCAGCATTCCCACCCTGAATGGCTTTGAACCTTGTATTACTAGTAGGCCCTAGTGACAGCTAACCtgtattagacggcccaatatatcagagcaagcaagcgcctaccgatcaggtcagcgcttgcttgctcctcgttccccgctcgctgtcggtgctattacacgcactgacATCAAGTGGGGAGGCCGCAGAgagctgcctggacaatctttaGAGCCAGCAGACAGACACTATCGTTATTGGGATTTTAGGTAATGCTttaaatcaatgatcagccgacattgtgcatgtcggctgatcaatgatttaaaacatgacctattacacgaaAAGATTATCCCCCAGAATGTCTGGTAATCGGACAAGTATGGttgattattgctttgtgtaatagtacccttacagagGAACAGCACATCATAGAGCTAAGAAAAGAGGTTTTAAAATTGTTTCATGGTGGATACAAGGATTTactaatacatacagtatgtcctCCTTAAGTCCTTTACTGTTCTCTCTGCCTTATGCCCCAAATGAGCATCTAGCTTTGCTATGATACTGCTTGTCTGCACTTAAGCAAGTATGGATTGTGTAAGTAGTCAGGGAATTGTGATGTTCTCTCCTGTTTGGCTCATAATAAATGTTTTTAGCCCTACTAAAATctaattctcctttaaataattATACATGCTTATAATCCATAGGCTCCAGCACAAGCACCAACTACATCTCAGCCTTCAGTTCTGAATTCTACACCTGCTACTCTGGTCCAAGCACCATCCTCTCAGAAAGCACCAGCACAGGTGATACAAGAAAAGTTTACACCACATATGATCAACCAGAACCCACAACCCAGAAAGGTTTGTGATTCctttacacagcatatacagacCAGTAATATTATGCCCTGACTATACTGTTCTTCAGGTTGTGGTTTACGCCtttgttttagaaaaaaaattcttgcagGATGTATTACATGTAATGTCCAGCAGGTGGAGATAGTGCATTCTGTTATTTAATACAAATGGAACATTACAACTCTGTTCCACAGACAGTGACGATAGTCAGTATTACATTGTCAgttcttatttcttcattcacATGCACCCTGTCATCTGACATCAAAGATAAAATAGTCTGCTGCTGGATACGGTCTATAGCAGGAAATGGCTTAATATGTGTTTGCAAATGTGAAAATCCTTTGAATAACTACACTTTATGGAAAAGCCAGAAAGACCCAGACAGCAGCAGTCACCATTCCAGGCTGTGTTATTCTATAGATATTGCTGGTGTGATTTTACAAGTCCGTCTATGTCTTGGGGTAACAACCTTGTACTATATTTCTTACCCTTAGGTATGTCCCCCTGCAACGTCAAACAATGTATTTTCATATCCTAAAAACCCAGTCACGTCAGTTTCCCCATCATTAAACAACGTGTTGACTACTTCAAGGACACAGCAAGCCGCTCCAGTACAGAATGGGCCAACATCACTTCATGAGGTTAGACATTAAATGTACAGTGCATCCATAGTGACTTTATCCTCTGCTGTGCGTTATACATGTAGATCACTTGTATTGCATATTCTGGGAGTGTGTTCCATATTCACATTGGGTTTTTATTttacaaacgaccaggatagcagcaatctgctccCGTCGCTCGGTGGaaaaggagcggcagcagcagcagaccgccactattctctatgggctgcccggacgatctagcgataacccgggcagcccccccgcggcCCCTCACGCACTCACCCGTGCGCTGccactgcgtggaatagcggtggcagcgagcggggaacaaggagcaaacgagcgctgatagcTCCTCACTGtctgcctgtggaatagggccttatggtAGAGTTACACGTGCTGGGTGGTGCAGCGGTCAGGGCACTGTCTTTTTGTATAAGGTTTTGACCCCACCAACGATGTCACATGTTCATAAGAAGGACACAAGTCTAGCCCTGACAGCCATGACTGTCAAGAACTATTCTACAGTTATTTATGGGGAAATCATATTAACATAAAGATGACgtcataaataaatattatttccaTTCCATATGTCTAATACATTTGGTGTGCATGCCCCCAGTGAGCAGGTTGTGTTGTCTGATAACTTATTGTGCCTATGTTCCTTCCACAGTCCACCACCACCACGTCTCCGTCCCAGCAGTACATTGTCCAGCATTCTGTGTTCAACAACTCAGCTGCTAAAAATAAAGACCCTCCCCGCTATGAAGAAGCCATCAAGCAGGCCCGTAGTATTCAGCCTCCGTCTCACAGTGAGGTGGGTGCTTCACACTTCAGACATTTCATGGCCTCATATAAATATACCTTGTGAATGGTAGTGGTTTGCAGTAACCAGAAACAAGTTCTCCAGGGGGAGCATTCATGTTTAATAGACTCCCCACCTTAGCTGACATCAGGCGTGGGGAGATGCAATTTATTGTGGCCAGGACGGTTTCCAACAGATATGACCTATTAATCAGAATATCCCACATGCTCCATACTCACTAGATTGACATATAGCTGCTTTGGTACCTGTATTGCCCTGTGGGTTGTGGCATATTCCCATGCCTAATATCAGACACATTAGAGGGACAGTAACTACTTAATAAGCAACACACATCTGTGACACAAATTCTGTGTATTTCCCAGGGGTAAGTTTTACATTAATGTCACAGTTTAGCCATGTGGTGGGGCAGTTCTGTTGCTTCTTGTATGTAGTTCAAGTTGGTTTAGGGGCCATGAGTATAATATTAGGGAACCACTCTATGATCAGCTCtttaatataatattattatgaGAATTGCTCCATGTACAAGCAGCAAATGAACAATTTCCTAGCATAATATTATTATTGGATTCACTGTCTCTAGAAGCAGGAGCAACTCCAATATTATGGCTGCAGAACTGTGGAGAAATTCAGTTTGTCAGCAGAATACAAGTCTTGAATCTGTAAATTTAGTTTTTTATAGGAGCTGTCACAAATTTATAGCAGTGCGCTAATGGATCGTAATCTGGCATTGCTGGTCACACCGTTCACGGAATACAAGCAGCCATACGTGTCATTTGTGCATTTTTATGTATATGTACATAGTATgttggcagccatattgcctgagcatTCTGCCCATCATTTTGAGATTCACTTTACAGCAAGTCCTATAGACGAGGGATAAATAAACTGAAGctgaccccattgacttctataggagagttttctaggTGTGCACTATGACCAGTGCAGAGGTCTTTGTGTAGGGAGGAAAGTGCGTGCAGTGGCCAAACCTATTGTGAATGGACTGATCCAGTCTTACTTATCCACTGGTATCACCTGtcactgtctgtgatgataaggagggcactgcTGGAAAGTTTCCTGTAAAGAACAGAATGTGTCAGATTATTATTAGGCTTATTGGCCAAACTGAAAGCTGCAACTGCAAGACAACTGAAGTTTTTAAATTCAAATGGTTACCTGAAAATTTAGGGGAAAAAATCACCAAAATATTTAACCTAATCTGATGATTCTTTCCCTTTTTTCATGGTTGCACTGACTTTTTTTCTGGGTACCTCGTAGTAATACCCTGTTATGCTATTTCTttggggctgtatactgcaggggaATGAGTGACCATAAAGAAGTTTCTGTGATGTTAGCTGATCACTGGTGGTTAGAGAAGCCAGTCCAATTACAC belongs to Dendropsophus ebraccatus isolate aDenEbr1 chromosome 9, aDenEbr1.pat, whole genome shotgun sequence and includes:
- the MRTFB gene encoding myocardin-related transcription factor B isoform X3; protein product: MIDSSKKQPGFTEIIPAGDFDPLKDKECLDANSQRSLKEVLQLRLQQRRTREQLVDQGIMPPLKSPAAFHEQIKSLERARTENFLKHKICSRPERSELVRMHILEETHAEPSLQATQMKLKRARLADDLNEKIAQRPGPMELVEKNILPVDSSVKEAIIVGQPEYPENTDAFSFDEDSDAFSPEQPASQESQGSAASPGEIKLSESASPTSNISVQCQAVHSPLPEFFKPAPAIEPPTRPPAPSTILKPGPTLVKQSQPKNSNDKPRSKKSKEPKPRVKKLKYHQYIPPDQKGEKMEPEMDSNYARLLQQQQLFLQLQILSQQQQHYNYQTILPAPLKTLNDKSNNGNCITSNVNTSTSSAPNTNRQNSMPFKKAGPLPSNLDDMKVAELKMELKLRGLPVSGTKTDLIERLKPYQDLNNNGVSVNSATAVTTTTVPSSSVADEATMAFTAAVSNCAPSLTSEVTSTSNGSGQQTLDGINSPLPMSPTPSEQSNFSTEDTTMTDTFAEIMTMVSPSQFMNTSPMKANINEDSMGSTSVTTTNMDLDAAEKDRKLQEKEKQIEELKRKLEQEQKLVEVLKMQLEVEKRGQQQPCPNVLVNVDQKHFNAKIKEENMSDCQNSTQTVLSGHLIGQPTVTTGGQSIIANNALVIKHEVPLANPEHQNIIQQFYVTSQRTSQGAVVAQPQALLTTPTDQILLPVSIKTTNGMLLSMVQAPAQAPTTSQPSVLNSTPATLVQAPSSQKAPAQVIQEKFTPHMINQNPQPRKVCPPATSNNVFSYPKNPVTSVSPSLNNVLTTSRTQQAAPVQNGPTSLHESTTTTSPSQQYIVQHSVFNNSAAKNKDPPRYEEAIKQARSIQPPSHSEVTNAHSQQMDDLFDILIKSGEISPLIKEQPSPISKMRPVTASVTTMPVNTVVSRPPPQIHVAPPLSLEPTNSLSISLESQLEAFLDGTLPSGTNIPHLESHSDGRDTFSLIDDLNNDLHSILDHDQTPMETTDTPFTANSCLSLDLQDTNLDNMEWLDITMPNSASSLTPLSSTIPSMFSTDFLDTNDLQLQWE
- the MRTFB gene encoding myocardin-related transcription factor B isoform X4 gives rise to the protein MTVLQLRLQQRRTREQLVDQGIMPPLKSPAAFHEQIKSLERARTENFLKHKICSRPERSELVRMHILEETHAEPSLQATQMKLKRARLADDLNEKIAQRPGPMELVEKNILPVDSSVKEAIIVGQPEYPENTDAFSFDEDSDAFSPEQPASQESQGSAASPGEIKLSESASPTSNISVQCQAVHSPLPEFFKPAPAIEPPTRPPAPSTILKPGPTLVKQSQPKNSNDKPRSKKSKEPKPRVKKLKYHQYIPPDQKGEKMEPEMDSNYARLLQQQQLFLQLQILSQQQQHYNYQTILPAPLKTLNDKSNNGNCITSNVNTSTSSAPNTNRQNSMPFKKAGPLPSNLDDMKVAELKMELKLRGLPVSGTKTDLIERLKPYQDLNNNGVSVNSATAVTTTTVPSSSVADEATMAFTAAVSNCAPSLTSEVTSTSNGSGQQTLDGINSPLPMSPTPSEQSNFSTEDTTMTDTFAEIMTMVSPSQFMNTSPMKANINEDSMGSTSVTTTNMDLDAAEKDRKLQEKEKQIEELKRKLEQEQKLVEVLKMQLEVEKRGQQQPCPNVLVNVDQKHFNAKIKEENMSDCQNSTQTVLSGHLIGQPTVTTGGQSIIANNALVIKHEVPLANPEHQNIIQQFYVTSQRTSQGAVVAQPQALLTTPTDQILLPVSIKTTNGMLLSMVQAPAQAPTTSQPSVLNSTPATLVQAPSSQKAPAQVIQEKFTPHMINQNPQPRKVCPPATSNNVFSYPKNPVTSVSPSLNNVLTTSRTQQAAPVQNGPTSLHESTTTTSPSQQYIVQHSVFNNSAAKNKDPPRYEEAIKQARSIQPPSHSEVTNAHSQQMDDLFDILIKSGEISPLIKEQPSPISKMRPVTASVTTMPVNTVVSRPPPQIHVAPPLSLEPTNSLSISLESQLEAFLDGTLPSGTNIPHLESHSDGRDTFSLIDDLNNDLHSILDHDQTPMETTDTPFTANSCLSLDLQDTNLDNMEWLDITMPNSASSLTPLSSTIPSMFSTDFLDTNDLQLQWE